A region of the Sideroxydans lithotrophicus ES-1 genome:
CTTCCTGCCGGAGGAACGCGCGTGGCTCACCGAACTGTTGGGCGAGGTCGGCTTCGTCGACGTGTTCCGCAAATTGCATCCGGAACTGGAGGCCTACACCTGGTGGTCGAATCGCGGCCAGGCGTGGGCCAAGGACGTCGGCTGGCGCATCGACTACCAGATCGCCACCCCCGGTATGGCCGCAAAGGCAGTATCGACGGGCATCTACAAGGAGCAGCGCTTTTCAGACCATGCCCCGCTGATGGTGGATTACAAAGATTAACAAGGAAAAAATTAGCCCGTCATTCCGGCGCAGGCCGGAATCCAGCGATTATATTTAACATGCCTTTGGTGTTTGTATCTGCTGCGCAGGGATTTCTTGTTTGACTGGATTCCGGCCTGCGCCGGAATGACGAGAAAAGAGATATGAAAAAGCTCAACGAACCGTTAATCCTGCTACTGACCGGCATCCTGCTTCTTGCCATCACCGCCATCCATCCGCACGACTACACCACCTGGTGGATGGAGACTGCTCCCATCTTCATCGCGGTACCCATCCTCGTCGCCACTTATAAGAACTACAGACTCACCCCGCTGGTCTATCACCTGTTGTTCATGCATGCACTCATCCTCATGGTCGGCGGTCACTACACCTATGCTGAGGTTCCGCTGGGCTACTGGATGGAACACTGGTTCGGTTTCATGCGCAACGACTACGACAAGATCGGCCACTTCGCGCAGGGCTTCGTACCAGCCCTGCTGTTCCGCGAACTGTTGCTGCGCAGCTCGCCGCTGCAACGCGGAAAACTGCTGTTCACGCTGGTGACCGCCAGTTGCCTTGCAGTCAGCGCCAGCTATGAGCTTATCGAATGGGCGGCGGCAGTGACGATGGGGCAAGGTGCGGATGCTTTCCTCGGCACACAGGGCGATCCGTGGGATACGCAGACGGATATGTTGATGGCGTTGATCGGGGCGGTGGTGGCGCAGATGGCGTTGGGGAGGTTGCAAGATAAGCAGCTTGAACGTCGTTCGTGATGAATTACCAGTCCGTTCGTGCTGAGCCTGTCGAAGCATGAATGTTCCGCAAACCAACACCGTCGGGGGTAGCCCGACAGCTAGTCACTTTCTTTTGCTTCGCCAAAAGAAAGTAACCCAAGAAAAGGCGACCCCAATTCGCCACCTCTTCGAGGTTCCCTGCGTTGCTCGACTGGTCAGGCGGCTGCGGAACTCGCGCTTCGCGCTCAAACAGTCCTCGCCGACTACCCCTGTCCAGTTTGCGCTACTCGGTGGCGAATGAGGGGAAAGAAAAGCAAAAAGAAGGGTGAGCACTTTGTGCCCACCTTAACGTGCAGCTAAGGGGCGCGCCGAAGGCGCGTCCCAGCGACCGGAGGGAGCGAACTTGAGCGCAGGGTTAGAACTTTTTGCATTACAACATGTAAGCATCGATTATCTCCTCACCATCAACCATGCAACGCTCTGCACTGAATTCAGTGCCACACACCTTGCATATGAGTTGCTCAGGGATAGGTGCTAGATTCCTGATGCCGCCTTCACGCTCAACCGCAGAAGAAAGCAATTGGTCTAGAGTTTTGCCCAAATAGTGAATCTGACCAAGATCAACCCTATAAATACTCTGTGTGCTCTGCCCTAAGTAAGTTGCAAAGTCACCACCGGGGCCACTCTCAAACATGCGGAATTCTGTTGGCAACCCACACTTAGTGCAATTCGCATGGCAAATCGAAATTGGCAGGCGATTGGGTTTCATAAGTTCTAACGTATAGCTAAGGGGCGCGCCGAAGGCGCGTCCCAGCGACCGGAGGGAGCGAACTTGAGCGTAAGGTTAGCCGACAGTAATGTAGTTTGCATCAAGTTCTTTCCACTCAACAAATGATGGGAACACTTGCCCTGCGGCAAATGCAAAGAATATCTCAGTGATTTGTCTGATAAGGAACCACTCGTTCTGGGCCAGTGCAATTTGGTTGCCAGTGAAACTGATGATTGTGCCGTCTGGGAATGGCACCACCGGTGAGTTTTGCTTTGCGCGAAAATGTTTGCCTTGAAGATTCTGGTACTCGAGCATGAAGAGCCCTGGCCCGCCACCAACTTGAACATATGACCCGTCCGAAGCCGTAATTGACGCAAAGGACGATTTGGTGAGCGACAGAGCGCGACTGATTTGCTTTTCAGTTGGAGAGTGAATTGGTTTACAACCTGATCGTTCGAGCTGCATGGCAAATGGCGGCTAACGTAAAGTAGACACCGACAAAGGTGTATATCCTGTAAAACTGTGGTGTATAAGCTGGCGCATTTTCGGTAATTCTCTGTATTGATTAAGCGTAAATTATTTAACACACCTAATGTAATAAACAGATACACCGCAAAATCACTGATGGGTATTGCGGAAATCAGTCCTGCGCAGTCTGATGCAATTGATTCCACGGCGCAACCTTAAGCAACAGCAACATCCCCGGCACCGCCAGCAGCGCACACAGAAAGAAGAAATTCGTCCACCCCATCGTCTCCACCAGCCACCCCGTTGCCGCATTGGCGAAGGTGCGCGGCATCGCCATCAGGCTGGTGAACAGGGCGAACTGCGTGGCGGTGTAAGCCGGGTGGGTGGTGTGCGCCATGAAGGCGACGTAAGCCACCGTGCCCAGCCCGACACCCAAGGCTTCGATGCCGATGACCAGCGCCAACTGGGCGCGCTCGATCGCGGTGATCTCGGTGTGATGACCGACCGAGGCCAGCCACGCAAAGCCGAAGATGGAGACGATCTGCACCACGCCGAACAGCCACAGCGCGCGGTTGATGCCGATCTTGATCATCCACAAACCGCCGAGCAGGCCGCCGATGATGGAGGGCCACAGCCCGGCATTCTTGGCGATGAGGCCGATGTCGGACTTGGAGAAACCCATGTCGAGATAGAACGGCGTCGCCAGCGCGGTGCACATGCTGTCGCCGAGCTTATAGAACAGCAGGAAGGCGAGGATGAGCAGCGCGCTCTTCCATCCCTGGCGCGTGATGAACTCGTGGAATGGCTCGACCACCGCTTCGCGCAAGGTCCGGGGTGGGGAGGCGCGATGCGGCTCGTTCACCATCAGGGTCATCGCCATGCCGGGCAGCATGAACAGTGCGGTGATGATGAACACCCAGTTCCAGGCCATGTGGTCAGCGAGGATGAGCGACAGCGAGCCGGGCACCAACCCGGCGATGCGATAGGCGTTGACGTGGATCGCATTGCCCAGCCCCAGCTCGGCATCGCTCAGCAGTTCGCGCCGGTAGGCATCGACCGCGATGTCCTGTGTGGCGGAAAGGAAGGCGAGCAAGGTACAGAACA
Encoded here:
- a CDS encoding DUF2238 domain-containing protein, which codes for MKKLNEPLILLLTGILLLAITAIHPHDYTTWWMETAPIFIAVPILVATYKNYRLTPLVYHLLFMHALILMVGGHYTYAEVPLGYWMEHWFGFMRNDYDKIGHFAQGFVPALLFRELLLRSSPLQRGKLLFTLVTASCLAVSASYELIEWAAAVTMGQGADAFLGTQGDPWDTQTDMLMALIGAVVAQMALGRLQDKQLERRS
- a CDS encoding AmpG family muropeptide MFS transporter, with product MTVWEQLFTKRMLICVFTGFASGLPLFLLFNLVPAWLRSEQVDLKTIGLFALIQFPYTWKFVWSPLLDRYVLPVLGRRRGWMLLSQVGLLLVIAMLGGFSPQTEMTSIVVFCTLLAFLSATQDIAVDAYRRELLSDAELGLGNAIHVNAYRIAGLVPGSLSLILADHMAWNWVFIITALFMLPGMAMTLMVNEPHRASPPRTLREAVVEPFHEFITRQGWKSALLILAFLLFYKLGDSMCTALATPFYLDMGFSKSDIGLIAKNAGLWPSIIGGLLGGLWMIKIGINRALWLFGVVQIVSIFGFAWLASVGHHTEITAIERAQLALVIGIEALGVGLGTVAYVAFMAHTTHPAYTATQFALFTSLMAMPRTFANAATGWLVETMGWTNFFFLCALLAVPGMLLLLKVAPWNQLHQTAQD